One genomic region from Nostoc sphaeroides encodes:
- a CDS encoding glycoside hydrolase family 10 protein, translating into MNRVARRCVSYLLCLGLVATLTVFSLSSVSSVPVDSQKISPLTTEIRGVWLTNVASGVLFVPWGINRAINQLSTLNFNTIYPVVWNRGHTFYKSAVAKMTTGSETQPLLNFMHGGQDVLAKIVTLAKNKDLRVIPWFEYGFMTPHYSQLARRYPDWLTIGQEGIKSTQDAPPEEIDNVLVSKVAWLNPLHPQVQEFIQGLILEVVRDYDVDGIQLDDHFGMPVQFGYDRFTIELYQQEHQGKSPPTDPFNSEWMRWRADKITDFMAEIYQAVKAVKPKVIISLSPNYQAFAYKYYLQDWENWVKKGLVNELILQVYRNDKNSFIAQLELPSIKLAQSLIPVGIGISTGTVRHPVKMAQIREQVQVVRDRNFDGISFFYWESLWGYIVPESPQQRRKGFFDLFNAKTVRLLQTKKL; encoded by the coding sequence ATGAATCGGGTTGCTCGCCGTTGTGTTTCTTACTTACTGTGTTTGGGATTAGTAGCCACCTTAACAGTTTTTTCGCTCTCTTCAGTCTCTTCAGTGCCAGTTGATTCCCAAAAAATAAGTCCTTTAACTACAGAAATCCGCGGCGTTTGGCTCACTAATGTTGCTAGCGGTGTACTATTTGTTCCTTGGGGTATTAACCGTGCTATAAACCAATTATCGACTCTCAACTTTAATACAATTTATCCTGTAGTTTGGAACCGAGGACATACTTTTTATAAGAGTGCTGTAGCTAAAATGACTACAGGTTCGGAAACTCAGCCTTTGCTCAACTTTATGCATGGTGGACAGGATGTTTTAGCAAAGATAGTGACACTTGCTAAAAATAAAGATTTGAGAGTCATTCCCTGGTTTGAATACGGGTTTATGACGCCGCATTATTCACAATTAGCAAGGCGTTATCCCGACTGGTTAACAATAGGGCAAGAAGGTATAAAATCTACCCAAGATGCTCCACCAGAAGAAATTGATAATGTTTTGGTAAGTAAGGTGGCTTGGTTGAATCCCCTACATCCGCAAGTTCAAGAGTTTATTCAAGGGCTAATTTTAGAAGTAGTCAGAGATTACGATGTGGATGGTATTCAGCTTGACGATCATTTTGGGATGCCGGTACAGTTTGGCTACGATCGCTTCACTATTGAACTATACCAGCAAGAGCATCAAGGCAAAAGTCCCCCAACTGATCCTTTTAACTCAGAGTGGATGCGGTGGCGGGCAGATAAAATTACTGATTTTATGGCAGAAATCTATCAAGCTGTCAAGGCTGTTAAACCCAAAGTTATAATATCTTTATCTCCTAACTATCAAGCTTTTGCTTATAAATACTATTTGCAAGACTGGGAAAATTGGGTAAAAAAAGGTTTAGTTAATGAGTTAATTTTGCAGGTGTATCGAAATGACAAAAACTCTTTTATCGCTCAACTAGAACTTCCATCGATAAAATTGGCTCAAAGTCTAATTCCTGTAGGTATTGGGATATCAACGGGAACGGTGCGTCATCCTGTGAAAATGGCACAAATTAGAGAACAAGTTCAAGTGGTGCGCGATCGCAATTTTGACGGGATCTCCTTTTTTTACTGGGAGAGTCTCTGGGGTTACATTGTACCCGAATCACCCCAACAGCGACGCAAAGGTTTTTTTGATCTGTTTAATGCTAAAACTGTCAGACTATTACAAACAAAGAAACTTTGA
- a CDS encoding DUF4360 domain-containing protein, with the protein MQFIKQLGKQLSFLVLVGSGMFSALSASAQTSVTINANTEGNIPPNIASRPTRAFEFKKFPVTFFHCRNIFVTPEAILNGDTLSIVFSKFKAIAPPTEVVAESCTLRINLNVPVGFKVQPISLLYNGFADVPKGGSADVTVRLLLQGKLTPTSKQSFASGFSDTFSKDVAVVSDTINACTKPVDIVVGINSFIVARANNLPATPAGLKTQISIDTIDTSIGAVLFKIKFAFLPCT; encoded by the coding sequence ATGCAATTTATCAAACAGTTAGGTAAACAGCTAAGTTTTCTGGTCTTAGTCGGTTCTGGGATGTTTTCTGCATTATCAGCTAGCGCGCAAACTTCCGTGACAATCAATGCCAATACTGAAGGCAATATACCCCCGAATATTGCATCCAGACCAACACGCGCATTTGAGTTTAAAAAATTTCCAGTAACTTTTTTTCACTGCCGAAATATCTTTGTAACACCAGAGGCAATTTTGAATGGAGATACTCTTTCAATAGTATTTTCTAAGTTTAAAGCTATAGCTCCACCTACTGAGGTTGTAGCAGAAAGCTGCACCCTGCGGATCAATCTTAATGTACCTGTTGGATTTAAGGTTCAGCCCATTAGCCTCTTGTATAATGGGTTTGCAGATGTGCCTAAGGGAGGTAGTGCTGACGTGACCGTTAGACTATTGCTTCAAGGTAAACTAACCCCTACTTCAAAGCAAAGCTTTGCTTCTGGCTTCTCAGATACTTTTTCCAAAGATGTAGCTGTTGTATCAGACACAATAAATGCCTGTACTAAACCAGTGGATATAGTTGTTGGTATCAATTCATTTATTGTTGCAAGAGCTAACAATCTACCTGCAACCCCTGCGGGTCTAAAAACCCAAATCTCAATTGATACAATCGACACATCAATCGGTGCTGTATTGTTCAAAATCAAGTTTGCTTTCCTACCTTGTACTTAG
- a CDS encoding sucrose synthase — MSELLQAVLDSEEKSDLRSFLSELRQQDKKYLLRNDILNVYSEYCSKSQKPQAYYTSSELGKLIYYTQEIIQEDSNFCFIIRSKIASQEVYWLTSDLNIEPMTVQDLLDLRDRLVDKFHPNDGGLLELDFGPFYDYTPVIRDPKNIGKGVQFLNRYLSSKIFQDSKQLLNSLLNFLRLHHYNGVQLLLNDRIQSQQQLSEQVKKAISFVNNRPEEEPYEQFRFQLQSMGFEPGWGNTAGRVRETLNILDELIDSADPQTLEAFISRVPMIFRIVLVSAHGWFGQEGVLGRPDTGGQVVYVLDQAKSLEKQLQEDVLLAGLEKLNVEPKVIILTRLIPNSDGTLCNQRLEKVHDTENAWILRVPLREFNPNMTQNWISRFEFWPYLETFAIDSERELRAEFHGTPDLIVGNYTDGNLVAFLLARRLKVTQCNVAHALEKSKYLFSNLYWQELEDKYHFSLQFTADLIAMNAANFVVSSTYQEIVGTPDSVGQYESYKCFTMPELYHVTNGIELFSPKFNVVPPGVNENNYFPYTRTKDRVESDRQRLAETLFTLEDPAQIFGKLDDPNKRPLFSMARLDHIKNLTGLAECYGQSKELQEHCNLILVAGKLRVEESGDNEERDEIIKLYKIIDEYNLHGKIRWLGVRLTKTDSGEIYRVIADHQGIFVQPALFEAFGLTILESMVSGLPTFATQFGGPLEIIQDKVNGFLINPTKLDETAVKIVDFITKCEQNSNYWNEISQRGIDRVYSTYTWKIHTSKLLSLARIYGFWNFTSKENREDLLRYLEALFYLIYKPRAQQLLEQHKHR; from the coding sequence ATGTCTGAATTGCTTCAAGCAGTCTTAGATAGTGAAGAAAAAAGTGATTTGCGTTCCTTTCTTAGTGAATTACGCCAACAAGACAAGAAGTATTTGCTGCGGAACGACATCCTTAATGTATATAGTGAGTATTGCTCAAAGTCCCAGAAACCGCAGGCTTATTACACTTCCTCTGAGTTAGGCAAACTGATTTACTATACTCAAGAAATTATTCAGGAGGACTCAAACTTTTGTTTCATCATCCGTTCTAAGATTGCCAGCCAAGAAGTTTATTGGTTGACATCAGACTTAAACATTGAGCCGATGACGGTACAGGATTTGCTGGATTTGCGCGATCGCTTGGTGGACAAATTTCATCCTAACGACGGCGGCTTGCTAGAATTGGATTTCGGCCCGTTTTATGACTACACTCCAGTCATCCGCGACCCCAAAAATATTGGTAAAGGGGTGCAATTCCTCAACCGCTATCTATCCAGCAAAATATTTCAAGATTCCAAACAATTGCTGAACAGCTTATTGAATTTCCTGCGCCTGCACCACTACAACGGTGTGCAACTGCTGCTTAACGATCGCATTCAATCACAGCAGCAACTTTCCGAGCAAGTTAAGAAAGCTATCAGTTTTGTTAATAATCGCCCCGAAGAGGAACCTTACGAACAATTCCGGTTCCAATTGCAGTCAATGGGTTTTGAACCGGGTTGGGGTAACACCGCAGGGCGAGTTCGGGAAACTTTAAATATTCTCGATGAATTGATTGATTCTGCCGATCCCCAGACCCTAGAAGCCTTCATTTCTCGTGTCCCAATGATTTTTAGAATCGTCTTGGTGTCAGCCCACGGTTGGTTTGGGCAAGAGGGAGTTTTGGGTCGTCCCGATACCGGCGGTCAGGTAGTTTACGTCCTTGACCAGGCAAAGAGCCTAGAGAAGCAGCTACAAGAAGATGTCCTGCTTGCGGGTTTAGAGAAATTGAATGTCGAGCCAAAGGTGATTATTCTCACCCGCTTGATTCCTAATAGTGATGGCACCCTTTGTAATCAACGGCTAGAAAAAGTCCACGATACCGAAAATGCCTGGATTTTGCGAGTCCCTTTACGGGAATTTAATCCTAACATGACTCAAAACTGGATTTCTCGGTTTGAGTTTTGGCCTTATCTAGAAACTTTCGCCATTGATTCAGAAAGAGAACTACGGGCAGAATTTCACGGCACACCTGACTTAATAGTTGGCAACTATACTGATGGAAATTTAGTAGCATTCTTGCTGGCGCGACGGCTAAAAGTTACCCAATGCAATGTTGCTCATGCTTTAGAAAAATCTAAATACTTGTTCAGTAACCTCTACTGGCAAGAATTAGAGGATAAATATCATTTTTCATTGCAATTCACAGCTGACTTGATTGCAATGAATGCTGCTAATTTTGTTGTCAGCAGCACCTACCAAGAAATTGTGGGAACACCGGATAGTGTGGGACAGTACGAGTCTTATAAGTGCTTCACCATGCCGGAGTTGTATCATGTTACCAATGGCATTGAATTATTTAGTCCCAAATTTAATGTTGTACCGCCTGGAGTAAACGAAAATAATTACTTCCCCTACACCCGAACTAAAGACAGAGTAGAGAGCGATCGCCAACGCCTTGCAGAAACACTCTTTACTCTAGAAGACCCCGCGCAAATCTTTGGCAAACTCGACGATCCTAACAAGCGCCCTCTCTTCTCAATGGCGCGTCTTGACCACATCAAAAACCTCACAGGTTTAGCTGAATGTTATGGTCAAAGTAAAGAATTACAAGAGCATTGCAATTTAATTTTGGTGGCGGGTAAATTGCGTGTCGAAGAATCAGGCGACAACGAAGAACGTGACGAAATTATTAAACTCTATAAAATCATTGACGAGTACAATCTCCACGGCAAGATTCGTTGGCTAGGTGTGCGCCTAACTAAAACTGATTCTGGTGAAATTTACCGAGTCATTGCCGATCATCAAGGAATTTTTGTACAACCAGCTTTATTTGAAGCTTTTGGTTTGACAATTTTAGAATCGATGGTTTCAGGATTACCGACTTTTGCCACACAGTTTGGTGGGCCACTGGAGATTATTCAAGATAAGGTTAATGGCTTTTTGATTAACCCAACAAAATTAGATGAGACAGCCGTAAAAATTGTGGACTTTATCACAAAATGCGAACAAAATTCTAACTATTGGAATGAAATTTCGCAGCGAGGAATTGACCGAGTTTATAGCACCTATACTTGGAAAATTCACACTAGCAAGCTGTTATCATTAGCACGGATTTATGGCTTCTGGAACTTTACCTCGAAGGAGAACCGGGAAGATTTGTTACGTTATCTTGAGGCTTTATTCTATTTAATTTACAAGCCAAGAGCGCAACAGCTATTAGAGCAGCACAAGCACCGATAA
- a CDS encoding HEPN domain-containing protein: MSFDWSEYLKVAKELAGAATTSANQEAKFRAAISRAYYAAFIEARNYLRDQQGHSIPTTGNAHKYVSDQFDISPEPQRQLLAKELAKLRLYRNQADYVDKFPGLAGITLMALNSSEEVILILSNL; this comes from the coding sequence ATGAGTTTTGATTGGTCTGAGTATCTTAAAGTAGCTAAAGAGCTAGCAGGTGCTGCAACTACTTCTGCCAATCAAGAAGCTAAGTTTCGTGCGGCCATCAGTCGAGCGTACTATGCAGCTTTTATCGAAGCACGAAACTACCTGCGCGATCAACAAGGGCATTCAATTCCGACAACAGGTAATGCTCACAAGTATGTCAGTGACCAATTTGATATTAGTCCCGAACCACAGCGTCAATTGTTAGCAAAAGAATTAGCAAAGTTACGACTTTATCGCAATCAAGCAGATTATGTAGATAAATTTCCTGGATTGGCTGGTATTACGTTAATGGCTTTAAATTCATCTGAGGAAGTAATTTTAATTTTAAGCAACCTGTAA
- a CDS encoding peptidoglycan-binding domain-containing protein: MTEIGLMMTGVLTNRLASGANLPQQQLVQMENDVNQSKQSQLEITAQVTPPELMQTDGISQASPSAIAPEKKHILKKISKKNPGLVSSNLGESNKYSHSGGKVGTKATGQFQKFSSQPLPTLYFGSSGIAVRALQQLLVANGYAVRVDGIYGALTETAVKAFQNQQNLATDGVVGQQTWRALTI; the protein is encoded by the coding sequence ATGACTGAAATTGGCCTGATGATGACGGGCGTGTTAACAAATAGACTTGCATCTGGAGCCAATTTGCCACAGCAGCAATTAGTTCAGATGGAGAATGACGTAAACCAGTCAAAACAGAGTCAGTTAGAGATAACTGCTCAAGTCACACCACCTGAATTAATGCAGACAGATGGGATTTCTCAGGCTTCTCCCTCAGCGATCGCACCAGAGAAAAAACATATACTTAAGAAAATCAGCAAAAAGAATCCGGGACTAGTTTCTTCTAACTTAGGTGAGTCTAATAAGTATTCTCACTCTGGAGGTAAAGTTGGTACAAAGGCTACAGGACAGTTCCAGAAGTTTAGTAGCCAACCTCTACCGACTCTTTATTTCGGTAGTTCTGGTATTGCTGTCAGAGCCTTACAACAGCTATTAGTGGCTAACGGTTATGCCGTTAGAGTGGATGGGATTTATGGCGCATTGACAGAGACTGCTGTCAAAGCCTTTCAAAATCAGCAGAATTTAGCAACAGATGGAGTAGTTGGTCAACAAACTTGGCGGGCGTTGACAATTTAG
- a CDS encoding protein kinase domain-containing protein: MIGRTLRQHYKIIDKLGSGGFGETYLAEDLDIPTNPKPKCVVKRLQPNERNRNIPNSDILRLFQKEGEILYQLSQNHNHIPKLYAYFQEKQEFYLVQEFIDGHDLSQEITSGKVWNETSI, from the coding sequence ATGATTGGAAGAACACTACGGCAACACTACAAAATCATTGATAAGTTGGGATCTGGTGGTTTTGGAGAAACCTATTTGGCTGAAGATTTAGATATCCCTACAAACCCTAAGCCTAAATGCGTTGTCAAGCGGCTTCAGCCCAACGAAAGGAATCGAAATATTCCTAATTCAGATATTTTGCGCCTGTTCCAGAAAGAAGGAGAAATTCTCTACCAATTGAGTCAAAATCACAACCACATTCCCAAACTTTACGCTTATTTTCAGGAAAAGCAAGAATTTTATCTAGTTCAAGAATTCATTGATGGGCATGACTTGAGCCAGGAAATAACTTCGGGTAAAGTGTGGAATGAAACCTCAATTTGA
- a CDS encoding WG repeat-containing protein — protein sequence MKPQFEEAKFFSQGLAAVRIGGKFGYINIKGVFIIQPQFDEAECFYGGLASVEIGGEGYCIDKTGNFID from the coding sequence ATGAAACCTCAATTTGAGGAAGCTAAATTCTTTTCACAAGGGCTGGCAGCAGTAAGGATTGGTGGGAAGTTTGGTTATATAAATATCAAAGGGGTATTTATTATCCAACCTCAGTTTGATGAGGCTGAGTGCTTTTATGGTGGGTTAGCCTCGGTAGAAATTGGTGGAGAGGGTTACTGTATTGATAAGACTGGGAATTTTATTGATTAA
- a CDS encoding DUF2281 domain-containing protein: MTYQVLDSTSKLIAKLQTLAPEQQQQVLDFVEFLAQKYAQPQQPPQKRVLGLNQDKIWISDDFNKPLPDEFWLGESEE, from the coding sequence ATGACTTACCAAGTTTTAGATTCCACCTCAAAATTAATTGCAAAGCTGCAAACCCTAGCACCCGAACAGCAACAACAGGTGCTAGATTTTGTGGAATTTCTCGCACAAAAATATGCTCAACCTCAACAACCACCCCAGAAACGGGTACTAGGTTTAAATCAAGATAAGATTTGGATAAGTGATGATTTCAATAAACCTTTACCTGATGAATTTTGGTTAGGTGAAAGTGAGGAATGA
- the glcD gene encoding glycolate oxidase subunit GlcD yields MLTQDKKQLNWKPIIKAFEAVLGKNGVVQRREELITYECDGLTGYRQRPAVVVLPRTTEQVAEIVKICNQYSIPFIARGSGTGLSGGALPVIDSVLIVTSLMRQILSIDLENQRTVVQPGVINSWVTQAVSGAGFYYAPDPSSQIICSIGGNIAENSGGVHCLKYGVTTNHVLGLKIVTPEGEIIDIGGQIPEMPGYDLTGVFVGSEGTLGIATEITLRILKSAESICVLLADFTSIEAAGATVSDIISAGIIPGGMEMMDNFSINAVEDVVATNCYPRDATAILLIEIDGLEVEVAGNKQRVIEICKKNGARNVTSATDPETRLKLWKGRKAAFAAAGHLSPDYYVQDGVIPRTQLPYVLHEIQTLSEQYGYRVANVFHAGDGNLHPLILYDNSVHGALEQVEEMGGKILKLCVQVGGSISGEHGIGEEKKCYMPQMFSQVDLETMQWVRQVFNPKGLANPEKIFPTPRTCGEAANASAIKQFEGVERF; encoded by the coding sequence ATGCTTACCCAAGATAAAAAACAACTCAACTGGAAACCGATTATCAAAGCATTCGAGGCTGTCCTTGGCAAAAATGGTGTGGTGCAACGCCGAGAAGAACTCATTACCTATGAATGCGATGGTTTAACTGGTTATCGCCAACGTCCGGCTGTGGTGGTGTTACCCAGAACTACAGAACAAGTTGCAGAAATTGTAAAAATATGCAACCAATACTCTATACCCTTCATAGCACGCGGTTCTGGTACTGGTCTATCTGGTGGCGCTTTGCCAGTCATAGATTCTGTTTTAATTGTCACTTCCTTAATGCGGCAAATCCTCAGTATTGATTTAGAAAATCAACGAACAGTTGTCCAACCAGGGGTGATTAATAGTTGGGTAACACAAGCTGTAAGTGGTGCTGGTTTTTACTACGCTCCTGACCCTTCCAGTCAAATTATTTGCTCTATTGGGGGCAATATTGCCGAAAATTCTGGTGGCGTACATTGTCTCAAATACGGTGTTACTACTAACCACGTTTTAGGATTAAAAATTGTCACGCCGGAAGGGGAAATTATCGATATAGGCGGACAAATCCCAGAAATGCCTGGTTATGATTTAACAGGTGTTTTTGTTGGTTCCGAAGGTACTTTAGGAATTGCTACAGAAATTACTTTGCGAATTCTCAAAAGTGCAGAATCAATTTGTGTGCTGTTGGCAGATTTTACTAGCATTGAAGCAGCTGGAGCAACTGTTTCTGACATTATCAGCGCCGGGATTATTCCTGGTGGTATGGAAATGATGGATAACTTCAGCATCAATGCTGTTGAAGATGTTGTAGCAACTAATTGTTATCCCCGCGATGCTACTGCCATTTTGCTAATAGAGATTGACGGTTTAGAAGTAGAAGTTGCAGGAAATAAGCAGCGAGTTATTGAAATTTGTAAAAAGAATGGGGCACGAAATGTCACTTCTGCTACTGACCCAGAAACCAGATTGAAATTATGGAAAGGACGCAAAGCCGCTTTTGCTGCGGCTGGACATTTAAGCCCAGATTATTATGTACAAGATGGTGTAATTCCTCGGACTCAGTTGCCTTATGTTCTGCACGAAATTCAGACTTTAAGTGAACAATATGGTTATCGTGTTGCTAATGTATTTCATGCTGGCGATGGTAATCTTCATCCGCTAATTCTTTATGATAATTCTGTGCATGGAGCATTGGAACAAGTAGAAGAAATGGGTGGAAAAATTCTCAAACTTTGTGTCCAAGTTGGTGGCAGTATTTCTGGCGAACATGGTATTGGTGAAGAGAAAAAGTGCTATATGCCACAGATGTTTAGCCAAGTTGATTTAGAAACTATGCAATGGGTACGGCAAGTTTTTAATCCAAAAGGGTTAGCAAATCCTGAAAAGATATTCCCCACACCACGAACTTGTGGTGAAGCCGCAAATGCATCGGCTATCAAGCAATTTGAAGGTGTGGAACGATTTTAA
- a CDS encoding GAF domain-containing protein translates to MNINPMESTMELTKLSPPQILFGTEVDEKSSSEQFLLSMYDSVQASIFVVDVLEDGDFRYVALNPTHERWIGIRSDDLRGKKPEDILSPNDAAKVRQHYAECVLFGKTISYEQCLQFQGIETWWSTTLTPLRDANSRIYRLIGTSSNITPVKQAEQAVGLQVEREQLLEAIAGRIHQSVELETILHQTTIELRQFLNCDRVLIYRFKADSSGVIIAESTVTDPLLGKNITDPCFSDKHPEHYARGCIQVIEDIYAAGLHPCHIDFLASLQVRANLVVPIFKEQDMWGLLIAQHCHKSRQWQQTETDLLKQLATQIGIAAEQAELRQQFQDLKAKLQLQKQKHKNQLQQVRNFEALVRRMTEQIRDSVDETQVLQTVTQELAELLNLARCQIELYSTCQMVTIAYEYTTNLPQCQGLTKQIADRLEVYQPLLQKQTLQFLEIVPGWEPKLLVMSQMACPIFDTQGILGNIWLTRPTQEAFDEFEIELVQQVANECAIAIRQAQLYKQNQAQVKELENCDRLKNQFLRNLSQELRTPITSISLAVQTLESVLTPAEILEIEIVPQLLQILHNECARESKLINDLLTLTYLEAEPDPPTLIAIDLQSWLHPIVESFRDLTNCQRQQLNLSVDPALPLLETDITDMERIITELLNHVCKYTPAGESITVSAHLITDAVELNISNSGLELTSNELSRIFEPFYHLSKHDPWKHSGTGLELALVQKMVRHLGGSIYVESGAGQTTFTVKFPL, encoded by the coding sequence ATGAATATAAATCCAATGGAATCAACTATGGAGTTGACAAAATTATCACCACCTCAGATTCTCTTCGGCACAGAAGTAGATGAGAAAAGTAGTAGTGAGCAATTTCTACTGAGCATGTACGATTCTGTGCAAGCATCAATATTTGTAGTTGATGTTCTGGAGGACGGAGATTTTCGATATGTGGCACTTAATCCTACTCATGAGCGATGGATAGGCATTCGCTCAGATGATCTCCGGGGTAAAAAACCAGAGGATATTCTCTCCCCCAACGATGCTGCTAAGGTGCGTCAACATTATGCTGAATGTGTGCTATTTGGCAAAACTATTTCTTACGAACAATGTTTGCAATTCCAAGGGATTGAGACTTGGTGGAGTACGACTCTCACCCCGCTACGGGATGCTAACTCTCGGATTTATCGACTGATTGGTACTAGTAGCAATATTACTCCTGTGAAGCAAGCAGAACAAGCAGTTGGACTTCAGGTTGAACGGGAACAACTGCTAGAAGCGATCGCCGGACGAATTCACCAATCTGTAGAATTAGAGACAATTCTGCATCAGACAACAATTGAACTGCGGCAATTTTTGAATTGCGATCGCGTCCTAATTTATCGCTTCAAGGCTGATAGTAGTGGGGTAATCATTGCCGAATCAACTGTGACTGATCCCCTGTTGGGAAAAAACATTACCGATCCCTGCTTCAGTGACAAACATCCAGAACACTACGCGCGAGGTTGCATTCAAGTTATTGAAGATATTTATGCAGCTGGGTTGCATCCTTGCCATATAGATTTTCTGGCATCTTTGCAGGTGAGAGCCAATCTAGTCGTGCCGATTTTCAAAGAGCAAGATATGTGGGGGCTATTGATTGCCCAGCATTGCCACAAATCGCGTCAATGGCAGCAAACAGAAACCGATTTACTTAAACAGTTGGCAACTCAAATCGGCATTGCTGCTGAACAAGCAGAACTTCGTCAGCAGTTCCAGGATCTCAAAGCAAAGTTGCAGTTGCAAAAACAGAAGCACAAAAATCAGTTGCAGCAGGTACGAAACTTTGAAGCCTTGGTGCGACGCATGACAGAACAAATCCGCGACAGTGTGGATGAAACTCAGGTATTGCAGACAGTGACTCAGGAATTAGCAGAGTTACTGAACCTTGCTCGTTGCCAAATCGAACTCTATAGCACCTGCCAAATGGTTACTATTGCCTACGAGTACACCACTAACTTACCTCAGTGTCAAGGATTGACTAAACAGATTGCAGACCGTCTTGAAGTTTATCAGCCACTGTTGCAAAAACAAACATTGCAATTTTTGGAAATTGTGCCGGGATGGGAACCAAAGCTATTGGTTATGTCCCAGATGGCTTGTCCCATTTTCGATACTCAAGGGATTTTGGGAAATATTTGGTTGACAAGACCGACACAAGAGGCATTTGATGAATTTGAAATCGAGTTAGTGCAGCAGGTTGCAAATGAATGTGCGATCGCTATTCGTCAAGCCCAGCTTTACAAACAAAACCAGGCACAGGTAAAAGAATTAGAAAATTGCGATCGGCTCAAAAACCAATTTCTCAGAAACCTGTCCCAAGAACTGCGGACACCAATAACTAGCATCAGCCTTGCAGTCCAAACTCTCGAAAGTGTCCTCACACCAGCAGAAATATTAGAGATAGAAATAGTTCCACAACTCTTGCAGATTCTGCATAACGAGTGTGCGCGAGAAAGCAAGTTAATTAACGACCTACTCACACTCACATATCTAGAAGCCGAACCCGATCCCCCAACTTTGATTGCCATTGATTTACAAAGCTGGCTTCACCCCATTGTCGAGTCTTTTCGCGACCTCACCAACTGCCAGCGACAGCAGTTAAACCTGAGTGTTGATCCTGCACTCCCGCTTTTAGAGACAGATATCACAGATATGGAGAGGATTATCACCGAACTACTCAACCATGTCTGCAAATATACCCCAGCAGGTGAGTCTATCACAGTCTCTGCTCACCTCATAACGGACGCAGTAGAGCTTAATATTAGCAATTCTGGACTAGAGCTTACTAGCAATGAACTGTCACGGATATTTGAGCCATTCTATCACCTTTCCAAACACGATCCTTGGAAACATAGCGGCACGGGACTGGAATTGGCATTAGTCCAGAAAATGGTCAGACATTTAGGCGGCTCAATTTATGTAGAGAGTGGAGCCGGTCAAACCACCTTCACTGTCAAATTCCCCCTTTAA
- a CDS encoding ROK family protein, with protein MFGENGSIRTLSVDIGGSGVKAMVLDITGNPVTEKARLDTPQPATPEVVINAIIVLAAAQGEFHRVSVGFPGVVRCGVTETAVNLHPDWIGFDLETALLKHLNKPVRVINDADMQGFGAIAGKGVELVITLGTGFGSALFVDGKLVPNMEMGHHPFRKGETFEQQLGRAELEKIGDKRWNKRLEKAIASLEHLFNYDYLYIGGGEAVRVNLQLPLNVKLIPNITGLLGGIALWRDEKR; from the coding sequence ATGTTTGGAGAAAATGGATCGATTCGTACTCTATCGGTAGATATTGGCGGCAGTGGCGTTAAGGCGATGGTTTTGGATATTACGGGGAATCCTGTAACGGAAAAGGCGCGTTTAGATACACCCCAACCTGCTACACCAGAGGTTGTAATTAATGCAATTATTGTGTTAGCAGCCGCTCAAGGTGAATTTCATCGCGTTTCGGTCGGTTTTCCCGGTGTGGTACGGTGTGGAGTCACGGAAACTGCGGTAAACTTACATCCAGATTGGATCGGATTTGATTTGGAAACAGCATTATTAAAACACTTAAACAAACCTGTACGGGTGATTAATGATGCAGACATGCAGGGATTTGGTGCGATCGCAGGTAAAGGTGTCGAACTAGTGATTACTCTGGGTACGGGGTTTGGTTCGGCTTTATTTGTGGATGGTAAGCTGGTGCCGAATATGGAAATGGGACATCACCCGTTTCGCAAAGGAGAGACTTTCGAGCAGCAGTTGGGGCGTGCAGAGTTAGAAAAAATTGGTGATAAAAGATGGAATAAGCGTTTAGAAAAAGCGATCGCATCCTTGGAACACCTGTTCAATTATGATTACCTTTACATTGGCGGCGGTGAAGCTGTGAGAGTGAATTTACAGCTACCGTTAAATGTCAAACTCATCCCCAATATCACTGGTTTATTAGGCGGTATTGCTTTGTGGCGAGATGAAAAAAGGTAA